The Bacteroides acidifaciens genome includes a region encoding these proteins:
- the gmk gene encoding guanylate kinase: MTGKLIIFSAPSGSGKSTIINYLLTQNLNLAFSISATSRPPRGTEQHGVEYFFLTPEEFRCRIENNEFLEYEEVYKDRYYGTLKAQVEKQLEAGQNVVFDVDVVGGCNIKKFYGDRALSVFIQPPSVEELRCRLEGRGTDAPEVIESRIAKAEYELGFAPQFDRVIVNDNLEIAKMEALKVIKEFLEK, encoded by the coding sequence ATGACAGGCAAATTAATTATTTTCTCTGCTCCGTCAGGGTCGGGCAAGTCTACTATCATCAATTATCTGCTGACGCAGAATTTGAATCTTGCATTTTCTATTTCTGCCACCAGTCGCCCGCCACGGGGCACAGAACAACATGGGGTCGAATATTTCTTCCTCACGCCTGAAGAGTTTCGATGCCGCATAGAGAATAATGAGTTTCTCGAATATGAAGAAGTATATAAAGACCGCTATTACGGCACGCTGAAAGCGCAAGTGGAGAAGCAACTGGAAGCGGGACAGAATGTGGTATTCGACGTTGATGTGGTAGGCGGATGCAACATCAAGAAGTTTTATGGCGACCGGGCTTTGTCGGTGTTCATACAACCGCCTTCGGTAGAGGAATTGCGTTGCCGGTTGGAAGGTCGCGGAACGGATGCGCCCGAAGTGATTGAAAGCCGCATTGCGAAAGCAGAGTATGAATTAGGTTTTGCTCCGCAGTTTGATCGTGTCATCGTAAATGATAATTTGGAGATAGCTAAGATGGAAGCATTAAAGGTTATCAAAGAGTTCTTGGAAAAATAA
- a CDS encoding 1,4-dihydroxy-2-naphthoate polyprenyltransferase has protein sequence MKAVKRNSLQAWILAARPKTLTGAITPVLIGTALATMDGHFHWLPALVCCLFAGLMQIAANFINDLFDFLKGTDREDRLGPERACAQGWISPQAMKIGIIVTVALACLIGCTLLFFAGWELIIVGILCVLFAFLYTTGPYPLSYNGWGDVLVIIFFGFVPVGGTYYVQALTWTPDVTIASLVCGLLIDTLLVVNNYRDREADARSGKRTVIVRFGEKFGRYFYLSLGMAASLLCLYFLFEGHIYAALLPQLYLIPHILTWKRMVKIYSGKKLNSILGETSRNMLLMGILLSIGMLLN, from the coding sequence ATGAAGGCAGTAAAGCGTAACTCATTGCAAGCATGGATATTAGCAGCACGTCCCAAGACACTCACAGGAGCCATTACCCCCGTCTTGATAGGTACGGCACTTGCCACGATGGACGGACATTTTCATTGGTTACCCGCACTTGTCTGCTGCCTGTTTGCGGGTTTGATGCAGATTGCCGCCAATTTCATCAATGACCTTTTCGACTTCCTCAAAGGAACCGACCGCGAAGACCGTTTAGGCCCTGAACGTGCCTGCGCGCAAGGATGGATTTCTCCGCAGGCGATGAAAATAGGAATTATTGTGACTGTCGCCCTTGCTTGTCTTATCGGTTGCACACTGCTTTTCTTTGCAGGGTGGGAGCTGATTATTGTAGGGATACTTTGCGTACTGTTCGCCTTCCTTTACACCACAGGTCCCTATCCCCTCTCCTACAATGGCTGGGGAGATGTGCTGGTTATCATCTTTTTCGGATTCGTTCCCGTAGGCGGTACTTACTACGTGCAAGCATTGACATGGACACCGGACGTCACCATCGCTTCCCTTGTCTGCGGACTACTTATCGACACCCTATTGGTAGTGAACAACTATCGCGACCGCGAAGCGGACGCACGCAGTGGAAAACGGACGGTTATCGTCCGCTTCGGCGAGAAGTTCGGACGCTACTTTTATTTGTCACTGGGGATGGCAGCTTCCCTTCTCTGCCTGTACTTTCTTTTTGAGGGACACATCTACGCCGCCCTGCTTCCGCAGCTCTACCTAATCCCACACATACTTACCTGGAAACGGATGGTAAAGATATATAGTGGTAAAAAATTAAACAGCATATTAGGCGAGACTTCGCGTAATATGCTGCTTATGGGAATTCTTTTATCAATCGGAATGTTGTTAAATTGA
- the nadD gene encoding nicotinate (nicotinamide) nucleotide adenylyltransferase, producing the protein MAEKVSKPKTGIFSGSFNPIHIGHLALANYLCEYEGLDEIWFMVSPQNPLKTQAELWSDELRLQLVGLSIGDYPRFQVSDFECHLPRPSYSVHTLEKLREAYPEREFHFIIGSDNWARFDRWYQSERIIKENQIIIYPRPGFPVDEKELPETVRLVHSPVFEISSTFIREALDTGKDIRYFLHPKVWEVIKSLRNT; encoded by the coding sequence ATGGCGGAAAAAGTCAGCAAACCAAAAACAGGAATATTCAGCGGGTCATTCAATCCGATTCATATCGGACATCTCGCTTTAGCCAATTATCTTTGTGAATATGAGGGATTGGACGAAATTTGGTTTATGGTCAGCCCGCAAAATCCTTTAAAAACACAGGCTGAGCTATGGAGTGACGAACTTCGCCTTCAATTGGTCGGGTTATCTATCGGTGATTATCCTCGCTTCCAAGTTTCGGATTTTGAGTGTCATCTGCCACGTCCTTCTTACAGTGTACATACATTAGAGAAGTTGCGCGAAGCGTATCCCGAACGCGAGTTTCATTTTATTATCGGTTCGGATAATTGGGCACGCTTCGACCGTTGGTATCAGTCGGAGCGTATCATCAAGGAGAATCAAATTATCATTTATCCCCGTCCGGGCTTTCCCGTGGATGAAAAGGAATTGCCGGAAACGGTTCGTCTCGTTCACTCCCCTGTGTTCGAAATCAGTTCTACGTTTATCCGTGAGGCCTTGGACACTGGAAAAGATATTCGATATTTTCTGCATCCGAAGGTTTGGGAAGTAATCAAAAGCTTAAGAAACACTTAA
- a CDS encoding RNA degradosome polyphosphate kinase → MESKYNYFKRDISWLSFNYRVLMEALDEHLPLYERINFISIYSSNLEEFYKIRVADHKAVASGATESDEETVQSARELVEEINREVNRQLDDRVRIYEQKILPAMRKNHIIFYQDSHVEPFHQQFIKDFFKEEIFPYLQPVPVFKDKIVSFLRDNRLYLAIRVYLRNTEPHTPYYFVMKQPYAKVPRFIELPSHEKNHYLMFTEDIIKANLNLIFPGYDIDSSYCIKISRDADILIDDTASSADLVAQLKKKVKKRKIGDVCRFVYDRAMPQDFLDFLVDAFRIQRDELVPGDKHLNLEDLRHLPNPNKSLHGIEKPKPMKLTFLDEKESIFNYVAQKDLLLYYPYHSFEHFIHFLYEAVHNPETREIMVTQYRVAENSVVINTLIAAAQNGKKVTVFVELKARFDEENNLATAEMMQAAGIKIIYSIPGLKVHAKVALIRRRGLNGEKLPSYAYISTGNFNEKTATLYADCGLFTCRKEIVNDLYNLFRTLQGKEDPKFTTLLVARFNLIPELNRLIDREIALADQGKQGRIILKMNALQDPTMIDRLYEASEHGVQIDLIVRGICCLIPGQPYSRNIRVTRIVDSFLEHARIWYFGNDGNPKVFMGSPDWMRRNLYRRIEAITPILAPDLRDSLIEMLNIQLADNQKACWVDDQLQNIFKKRTPGTPSIRAQYTFYDWLNKK, encoded by the coding sequence ATGGAAAGCAAATATAATTATTTTAAGCGGGATATCAGTTGGCTGTCATTCAACTACCGCGTATTGATGGAAGCTCTGGACGAGCATCTCCCACTCTACGAGCGCATTAATTTTATTTCCATCTACTCTTCCAACCTCGAAGAATTTTACAAAATCCGTGTAGCCGACCATAAAGCTGTCGCCTCGGGAGCTACGGAAAGTGACGAAGAAACCGTACAATCCGCCCGCGAACTTGTAGAGGAAATTAACCGGGAAGTCAACCGGCAACTAGATGACCGTGTGCGCATCTACGAACAGAAGATACTGCCTGCCATGCGCAAGAACCACATCATATTTTATCAGGACAGCCATGTAGAACCGTTCCATCAGCAGTTCATCAAGGACTTTTTCAAAGAAGAAATCTTTCCTTATCTCCAGCCCGTACCTGTGTTTAAGGATAAAATCGTCTCCTTCCTGCGAGACAACCGTCTTTATCTTGCTATCCGTGTCTATCTAAGAAACACCGAGCCGCACACCCCCTATTACTTCGTCATGAAGCAACCCTATGCCAAAGTGCCCCGCTTCATCGAGCTTCCTTCTCACGAAAAGAACCACTATCTGATGTTCACCGAAGACATCATCAAGGCGAACCTCAACCTCATCTTCCCCGGCTACGACATCGACTCGAGCTACTGCATCAAAATCTCCCGCGACGCTGACATTCTGATTGACGACACCGCCAGCAGCGCCGACCTCGTAGCCCAACTGAAAAAGAAAGTAAAGAAACGCAAGATAGGCGACGTATGCCGTTTTGTCTACGACCGTGCCATGCCACAAGACTTTCTGGACTTCCTCGTAGACGCTTTCCGCATCCAGCGTGACGAGCTCGTCCCAGGCGACAAGCACCTCAATCTGGAAGACCTGCGCCATCTCCCCAACCCGAACAAATCCCTGCACGGCATTGAAAAGCCGAAACCGATGAAGCTCACCTTCCTCGACGAAAAGGAATCCATCTTCAACTACGTCGCCCAGAAGGACTTGCTGCTTTACTACCCCTACCACTCTTTCGAGCACTTCATCCACTTCCTCTACGAAGCCGTGCACAACCCGGAAACCCGCGAAATCATGGTGACGCAATACCGCGTAGCCGAAAACTCCGTTGTCATCAACACCTTGATAGCCGCCGCCCAAAACGGTAAGAAAGTCACCGTATTCGTAGAACTGAAAGCCCGTTTCGATGAAGAAAACAACCTCGCCACCGCCGAAATGATGCAAGCCGCCGGCATCAAAATAATATACAGTATCCCCGGACTGAAAGTGCACGCCAAAGTAGCCCTCATCCGCCGCCGCGGACTGAACGGTGAAAAGCTCCCCAGCTATGCCTACATCAGCACCGGCAACTTCAACGAGAAGACCGCCACCCTCTACGCCGACTGCGGACTCTTCACTTGCCGTAAGGAGATAGTGAACGACCTCTACAACCTCTTCCGCACGCTCCAAGGCAAGGAAGACCCGAAGTTCACCACCCTCCTTGTCGCCCGCTTCAACCTCATCCCAGAGCTGAACCGCCTCATCGACCGCGAAATAGCCCTCGCCGACCAAGGCAAACAAGGACGTATTATCCTCAAAATGAACGCCCTTCAAGACCCCACCATGATAGACCGCCTCTACGAAGCATCCGAACACGGCGTACAAATCGACCTCATCGTCCGCGGCATCTGCTGCCTCATCCCCGGCCAGCCATACAGTCGTAACATCCGTGTCACCCGTATTGTAGACAGCTTCCTGGAGCACGCTCGCATCTGGTACTTCGGTAACGACGGCAACCCCAAAGTATTCATGGGCTCACCCGACTGGATGCGCCGCAACCTCTACCGCCGCATCGAAGCCATCACGCCCATCCTCGCCCCCGACCTGCGCGACAGCCTGATAGAAATGCTCAACATCCAACTCGCCGACAACCAAAAAGCCTGCTGGGTGGACGACCAACTGCAAAACATATTCAAAAAAAGAACACCCGGCACACCAAGCATCCGGGCGCAATATACCTTCTATGACTGGCTGAATAAAAAATGA
- the rfbA gene encoding glucose-1-phosphate thymidylyltransferase RfbA, with protein sequence MKGIILAGGSATRLYPLSKAISKQIMPVYDKPMIYYPLSTLMLAGIREVLVISTPRDLPMFRDLLGTGEELGMSFSYKIQEQPNGLAQAFVLGADFLNGEPGCLILGDNMFYGQGFSAMLRRAASMEKGACIFGYYVKDPRAYGVVEFDEQGNVISLEEKPKIPKSHYAVPGLYFYDASVTEKAAALRPSARGEYEITDLNRLYLEEGTLKVELFGRGFAWLDTGNCDSLLEASNFVATIQNRQGFYVSCIEEIAWRQGWIPTEQLLLLGQRLEKTEYGKYLIELAKQS encoded by the coding sequence ATGAAAGGAATTATTCTTGCCGGAGGGAGTGCTACACGCCTTTATCCGCTTTCCAAAGCGATTTCCAAACAGATTATGCCTGTGTATGACAAGCCGATGATTTACTATCCGCTGTCCACACTGATGTTGGCGGGCATACGCGAGGTACTGGTTATCTCTACTCCACGTGACTTGCCGATGTTCCGCGACTTGCTGGGGACGGGTGAGGAATTGGGAATGTCCTTTTCCTATAAGATTCAGGAGCAACCCAACGGACTGGCACAGGCTTTCGTCTTGGGAGCCGACTTTCTGAACGGCGAACCGGGTTGTCTGATTCTTGGCGATAATATGTTCTACGGACAAGGATTCTCCGCCATGCTTCGCCGGGCGGCAAGTATGGAGAAAGGAGCCTGCATCTTCGGCTATTACGTGAAAGACCCGCGTGCCTATGGGGTGGTGGAATTTGACGAACAGGGGAATGTGATTTCCTTGGAAGAAAAGCCGAAAATTCCGAAAAGCCATTATGCCGTACCCGGACTCTACTTTTATGATGCCAGCGTGACTGAAAAAGCGGCGGCTCTTCGCCCTTCGGCTCGTGGAGAATATGAAATAACGGATTTGAACCGCCTTTATCTGGAAGAAGGTACGTTGAAAGTCGAGCTGTTCGGACGCGGATTCGCTTGGCTGGATACGGGAAATTGCGACAGTCTGCTCGAAGCTTCCAACTTTGTGGCTACCATTCAGAACCGTCAGGGATTCTACGTCAGTTGCATTGAAGAAATAGCTTGGCGTCAAGGATGGATTCCGACTGAGCAACTGCTTCTGTTGGGACAACGGCTCGAAAAGACCGAGTATGGCAAGTATCTCATCGAACTGGCAAAACAATCCTAA
- the tsaB gene encoding tRNA (adenosine(37)-N6)-threonylcarbamoyltransferase complex dimerization subunit type 1 TsaB, with translation MSCTLNIETSTSVCSVAVSQDGQTIFVKEDLKGPSHAVSLGVFVDEALSFIDSHAIPLDAVAVSCGPGSYTGLRIGVSMAKGVCYGRNVPLIGIPTLEVLSVPVLLYHDLPEDALLCPMIDARRMEVYAAIYDRGLNVKRAIAADIVDETSYLEYLDRQPVYFYGNGAAKCREKITHPNAHFIDDIHPLAKMMFPLAEKAIANEDYKDVAYFEPFYLKEFVASMPKKLL, from the coding sequence ATGTCGTGTACACTGAATATTGAAACCTCTACCTCTGTTTGCTCGGTAGCGGTGAGTCAAGACGGACAGACGATTTTTGTGAAAGAAGACTTGAAAGGCCCTTCACACGCCGTGTCTTTGGGAGTATTTGTAGATGAAGCGTTGTCGTTCATTGACAGTCATGCTATTCCGTTGGATGCGGTTGCCGTGAGTTGCGGGCCAGGTTCTTACACAGGGCTTCGGATAGGAGTTTCGATGGCGAAAGGAGTTTGTTACGGACGTAATGTTCCTTTGATAGGAATACCGACGCTCGAAGTATTGAGCGTTCCCGTGCTGTTGTATCACGACCTGCCCGAAGACGCGTTGCTCTGCCCGATGATTGATGCCCGCCGCATGGAAGTCTACGCTGCCATCTACGACCGCGGACTGAACGTGAAGCGTGCCATTGCCGCCGATATTGTGGACGAAACTTCCTACCTGGAATATCTCGACCGCCAACCAGTCTACTTCTACGGCAACGGAGCTGCCAAATGCCGCGAAAAGATAACGCATCCCAACGCGCATTTCATCGACGACATCCACCCGCTGGCGAAAATGATGTTCCCGCTCGCAGAAAAGGCAATAGCCAACGAAGATTATAAAGACGTAGCTTATTTCGAACCTTTCTACCTGAAAGAATTCGTTGCTTCCATGCCGAAGAAACTTTTATAA
- the rfbB gene encoding dTDP-glucose 4,6-dehydratase translates to MKTYLVTGAAGFIGANYVKYILAKYSDVKVVILDALTYAGNLGTIAKDIDNERCFFIKGDICNRDVVDGLFAEYRFDYVVNFAAESHVDRSIENPQLFLITNILGTQNLLDCARRAWVMGKDEQGYPTWRKGVRYHQVSTDEVYGSLGAEGYFTETTPLCPHSPYSASKTSADMFVMAYHDTYKMPVTITRCSNNYGPYHFPEKLIPLIIKNILEGKRLPVYGNGSNVRDWLYVEDHCKAIDLVVREGKEGEVYNVGGHNEKTNLEIVKLIIATIHRLMADNLEYRKMLKKKVKDANGEISIDWINEDLITFVKDRLGHDQRYAIDPTKITNALGWYPETKFEVGIVKTIEWYLENQAWVEEVTSGDYQGYYEKMYGKN, encoded by the coding sequence ATGAAAACTTATCTAGTGACCGGTGCCGCAGGTTTTATCGGTGCGAATTACGTCAAGTACATCTTGGCCAAATACAGCGATGTCAAAGTCGTGATACTGGACGCTCTGACGTATGCAGGTAACTTGGGAACGATTGCCAAAGACATTGACAACGAACGCTGTTTCTTTATCAAGGGAGATATTTGTAACCGCGATGTCGTAGACGGTCTTTTTGCTGAGTACCGCTTTGACTATGTAGTGAATTTTGCTGCCGAAAGTCACGTGGACCGCAGCATCGAAAATCCGCAACTGTTTCTGATTACGAATATCCTCGGAACACAGAACTTGCTGGACTGTGCACGTCGTGCATGGGTGATGGGTAAAGACGAACAGGGTTATCCGACTTGGAGAAAGGGTGTGCGCTATCATCAGGTGTCTACCGACGAAGTGTATGGCTCGCTCGGAGCCGAAGGTTATTTCACCGAAACGACCCCGCTTTGTCCTCACAGCCCGTACAGCGCTTCCAAAACGAGTGCGGATATGTTCGTAATGGCTTATCATGATACGTATAAAATGCCGGTTACGATTACCCGTTGCTCTAATAACTACGGTCCGTATCATTTTCCGGAGAAACTGATTCCATTGATTATCAAGAATATCCTTGAAGGAAAGCGTCTGCCCGTCTACGGTAACGGCAGCAACGTGCGCGACTGGCTTTACGTGGAAGACCACTGCAAGGCTATCGACCTCGTTGTGCGCGAAGGCAAGGAAGGCGAAGTATATAACGTAGGCGGACACAACGAGAAGACCAACCTCGAAATCGTGAAGTTGATTATCGCCACCATTCACCGTCTGATGGCAGATAACCTCGAATATCGCAAGATGCTCAAGAAGAAAGTGAAGGATGCCAACGGCGAAATATCTATCGACTGGATTAACGAAGACCTGATTACTTTCGTCAAAGACCGTTTGGGACACGACCAGCGTTACGCCATCGACCCGACGAAGATTACAAATGCCTTAGGCTGGTATCCGGAAACGAAATTCGAAGTCGGAATCGTCAAGACTATAGAATGGTACTTGGAAAACCAGGCTTGGGTGGAAGAAGTTACCAGTGGTGATTATCAAGGTTATTACGAGAAGATGTACGGGAAAAATTAA
- a CDS encoding YicC/YloC family endoribonuclease gives MIQSMTGYGKATAELPDKKINVEIKSLNSKAMDLSTRIAPAYREKEIEIRNEISKVLERGKVDFSLWIEKKEGADAIPVNKAILENYYLQLDSICNELGIPRPEPGDWLQVLLRMPDVMSKTEIQELSEEEWNTVHATVLEAVGHLVDFRKQEGAALEKKFREKIENIHSLLEKITPYEKERVEKVKERITDALEKTLSVDYDKNRLEQELIYYIEKLDVNEEKQRLGNHLKYFISTMESGNGQGKKLGFIAQEMGREINTLGSKSNHAEMQKIVVQMKDELEQIKEQVLNVM, from the coding sequence ATGATACAGTCTATGACAGGATACGGTAAAGCTACGGCCGAACTTCCTGATAAAAAAATAAATGTAGAAATCAAGTCGCTCAACAGCAAAGCGATGGACTTGTCCACCCGTATTGCTCCGGCTTACCGTGAAAAAGAGATTGAAATCCGCAACGAGATTTCTAAAGTGCTGGAACGTGGGAAGGTGGATTTCAGCCTGTGGATTGAGAAGAAAGAGGGTGCGGACGCTATCCCCGTCAATAAGGCTATTCTTGAAAATTACTACCTTCAACTGGATTCAATCTGCAACGAACTGGGTATTCCTCGTCCGGAACCGGGAGACTGGCTTCAAGTATTACTCCGCATGCCGGACGTGATGTCGAAAACGGAAATTCAGGAACTTTCGGAAGAGGAATGGAATACGGTTCATGCCACTGTGCTCGAAGCGGTAGGTCATCTGGTAGATTTCCGCAAACAGGAAGGTGCCGCACTGGAAAAGAAATTCCGCGAGAAGATTGAGAATATCCACAGCTTGCTCGAAAAAATCACTCCGTACGAGAAGGAACGTGTGGAAAAGGTGAAAGAGCGTATTACGGATGCCCTCGAAAAGACTTTGAGCGTGGATTACGACAAGAACCGCCTGGAACAGGAATTGATTTATTACATCGAGAAACTGGACGTGAACGAGGAGAAGCAACGTTTGGGAAATCATCTGAAATATTTTATCAGTACGATGGAAAGTGGTAACGGACAGGGCAAGAAACTCGGATTTATCGCTCAGGAGATGGGACGTGAAATCAATACGCTGGGCAGCAAGTCCAATCACGCAGAGATGCAGAAAATCGTCGTTCAGATGAAGGATGAGTTGGAACAGATTAAGGAACAGGTGTTGAACGTCATGTAA
- a CDS encoding metallophosphoesterase family protein: MTRIGLLSDTHAYWDEKYLEYFEPCDEIWHAGDIGSVEVAEKLTAFRPFRAVYGNIDGQEIRKLFPQVNRFTVDGAEVLIKHIGGYPGKYDPSIIGSLMARPPKLFISGHSHILKVKYDKTLDMLHINPGAAGMSGFHKVRTLVRFVIDQGAFSDLEVIELADK; the protein is encoded by the coding sequence ATGACAAGAATTGGATTATTATCAGATACTCACGCTTACTGGGACGAGAAATACTTGGAATATTTCGAGCCGTGTGACGAGATTTGGCATGCCGGAGACATTGGCTCAGTGGAAGTTGCGGAGAAGTTGACGGCGTTTCGCCCGTTCCGTGCCGTCTATGGAAATATTGACGGGCAGGAAATCAGGAAACTGTTTCCGCAGGTCAACCGCTTTACGGTGGATGGTGCGGAAGTACTGATAAAGCATATCGGCGGTTATCCGGGGAAGTATGACCCTTCGATTATCGGCAGCCTGATGGCTCGTCCGCCAAAACTTTTTATCAGCGGACACTCGCATATATTAAAGGTGAAGTATGACAAAACACTGGATATGCTGCACATCAATCCGGGAGCGGCAGGGATGTCCGGTTTCCATAAGGTGCGGACGTTGGTACGTTTTGTTATCGACCAGGGGGCGTTCAGCGACTTGGAAGTAATCGAACTGGCAGATAAATAA
- a CDS encoding metallophosphoesterase: MKKTIYPFILLALLLLVSCKSKKNVVSTLPRPVLNIDSVSTHITDTTDVIAEMFTPDHSQLKDLDVSKNKKRTPKKQETLADDKHSDWVLRGTKITSSTVKLSSAYTGIDRVVNYDFTHRDVPEAFEGFRIAFISDLHYKSLFKEQGLNSLVNLLIAQKADVLLMGGDYQEGCEYVEPLFAALSRVKTPMGTYGVMGNNDYERCHDDIVRTMEHYGMRVLEHKVDTLRKDGQQILIAGVRNPFDLTRNGVSPTLALSPRDFVILLVHTPDYIEDVSIANTDLALAGHTHGGQVRIFGVAPILPSHYGNRFVTGLAYNSAKTPLIVTNGIGTSQVPIRIGAPTEIIMITLHRLTE, from the coding sequence ATGAAGAAAACAATATACCCTTTTATCCTGCTGGCGTTACTTTTGTTGGTTTCTTGTAAATCGAAAAAGAATGTCGTATCCACTTTGCCACGTCCTGTTTTAAACATCGACTCCGTTTCTACGCATATAACAGATACTACTGATGTCATAGCCGAAATGTTCACTCCCGACCATTCTCAACTCAAAGACTTAGACGTCTCAAAAAATAAGAAACGTACACCCAAAAAACAAGAAACCCTTGCCGACGACAAACACTCTGACTGGGTGCTTCGTGGCACAAAGATAACCTCTTCGACAGTCAAACTCTCTTCTGCCTATACGGGCATAGACCGTGTCGTGAACTACGATTTTACCCACCGTGACGTTCCCGAAGCATTTGAGGGTTTCCGCATCGCTTTCATTTCCGACTTGCACTATAAGAGTTTATTCAAAGAACAAGGTTTGAACAGTCTTGTCAATCTCTTGATTGCTCAAAAGGCGGATGTTCTCTTGATGGGGGGCGACTATCAGGAAGGTTGCGAGTATGTAGAGCCTTTATTTGCCGCACTCTCTCGCGTAAAGACACCGATGGGCACTTACGGAGTGATGGGGAATAATGACTACGAACGTTGTCACGACGACATTGTACGTACAATGGAACATTACGGAATGCGTGTACTGGAACATAAAGTGGATACGCTTCGCAAAGACGGCCAGCAGATTCTCATCGCCGGAGTTCGCAATCCTTTTGACCTTACACGCAACGGTGTGTCACCGACTCTTGCACTTTCTCCCAGAGATTTCGTGATTCTGCTGGTGCATACACCGGATTATATAGAAGACGTTTCGATAGCCAACACCGACCTTGCTCTGGCAGGACATACACATGGCGGACAAGTCCGTATCTTTGGAGTGGCTCCGATACTGCCCTCACATTACGGCAATCGTTTTGTGACCGGCTTGGCATATAACTCGGCAAAGACTCCTTTGATAGTTACCAACGGTATCGGCACTTCACAAGTGCCGATTCGTATCGGTGCTCCGACAGAAATAATAATGATTACTCTCCATCGGTTGACAGAGTAA
- a CDS encoding ATP-binding protein codes for MRRDAMQQLYDWKSKASRKPLIIRGARQVGKTWLMKEFAATSYKQFAYINFEDNEVMKDVFQKDFDIERILMAIQLVTGVVVDTDTLIIFDELQEASRGLTALKYFQEKAPQYHVVAAGSLLGIAMHKNDSFPVGKVDFIDLYPLSFSEFLEAAGQESFARLLVKQDWKLISAFRSKFIDFLKQYYFIGGMPEVVNAFIEHKDYAEVRRLQQNILDSYDRDFSKHAPIAEVPRIRMVWRSVPAQLAKENRKFIYGMVKEGARAKDFELAIEWLMDAGLIYKVNRVKKGGIPLSAYEDFSAFKLFLLDTGLMGAMSGLPPQALLEGNVLFTDYKGAITEQYVLQQLKSIKGLNIYYWSSDTSRGELDFLLQKEIRIIPVEVKAEENLQSKSLRSFIEKNTALHGVRFSMSDYREQDWMTNYPLYSVGYVL; via the coding sequence ATGAGAAGAGATGCAATGCAGCAGTTGTATGACTGGAAATCAAAGGCTTCGAGAAAGCCTTTGATAATTCGTGGTGCACGCCAGGTGGGGAAAACATGGTTGATGAAGGAATTTGCTGCAACTTCATATAAACAGTTTGCTTATATCAACTTCGAAGATAACGAAGTGATGAAGGACGTTTTTCAGAAGGATTTTGATATTGAACGAATTCTGATGGCTATACAGTTGGTCACCGGAGTAGTAGTGGATACTGATACATTAATTATCTTTGATGAACTTCAAGAGGCATCGCGCGGACTGACAGCTTTGAAATATTTTCAGGAGAAGGCGCCACAATATCATGTGGTTGCGGCAGGTTCTTTGCTGGGTATTGCTATGCACAAGAATGACTCTTTTCCGGTGGGAAAGGTTGATTTTATAGATTTGTATCCGCTTTCTTTTTCCGAGTTTTTGGAAGCTGCAGGGCAGGAGTCTTTTGCCCGCTTACTTGTAAAACAAGACTGGAAGTTGATATCTGCTTTTCGCTCTAAGTTCATTGATTTTCTAAAGCAATATTATTTTATAGGTGGAATGCCCGAGGTAGTGAATGCTTTTATAGAGCACAAAGACTACGCGGAAGTACGTCGGTTACAACAAAATATTTTGGACTCTTATGACCGTGACTTCTCCAAGCATGCACCAATTGCCGAAGTACCTCGTATTCGTATGGTGTGGCGTTCGGTGCCGGCGCAGTTGGCGAAAGAGAATCGTAAGTTTATCTATGGAATGGTGAAAGAAGGAGCAAGAGCTAAAGATTTTGAACTGGCTATAGAGTGGTTGATGGATGCAGGACTTATTTATAAGGTAAACCGGGTGAAGAAAGGCGGGATTCCTTTGTCCGCTTATGAAGACTTTTCAGCTTTTAAATTGTTTCTGCTGGATACCGGACTGATGGGGGCGATGAGTGGACTGCCGCCACAGGCTTTACTAGAGGGAAATGTCTTATTTACTGACTATAAAGGAGCGATAACCGAGCAATATGTATTGCAACAATTGAAGTCTATAAAAGGATTGAATATATATTATTGGTCTTCGGATACTTCCAGGGGAGAATTGGATTTTCTCCTGCAAAAGGAAATTCGGATAATTCCGGTCGAAGTAAAAGCTGAGGAGAATTTGCAGTCAAAAAGTCTGCGTTCTTTTATTGAAAAGAATACAGCACTGCATGGCGTTCGATTTTCTATGTCCGATTATCGGGAACAGGATTGGATGACAAATTACCCGTTGTATTCCGTCGGATATGTACTTTAA